The following are from one region of the Littorina saxatilis isolate snail1 linkage group LG4, US_GU_Lsax_2.0, whole genome shotgun sequence genome:
- the LOC138964900 gene encoding protein-serine O-palmitoleoyltransferase porcupine-like isoform X2: protein MDYGEDYFDDMDEGGENMFDYFDEDEMTPEMAEWLENYRQGQQAPGPLEYDRISASEMLENCIVPTSLQMVQGLFSVLVMSFIFRIVAQLRRASAKEGEGGVPEWMVHFASSVFGVMVLHTLFRLALIYLVVCCALTYLFLVLLAPGGRRMSGPATTALIAAYAVFCELWLVEPTTWHQIRGAQMVLSMKIISLAFDFGSGAIIDLPNIFDFMGYSFHVGTVIFGPWVSYEDYHKSLMAEKLPLSFGWLLKCVSSCLLSVVCLLYSTCFTHWIILDHASKWLLAYRDAQSFRFSHYFVSFMSETTAVLSGIGWSEEDGNVQWTLSVSKPHNIELPRSLVEVVTNWNLPMHYWLKTYVFKAARRYGTFAAVLCTYAASSLLHGLNFQLASVLFSLGFYSYAEFVLREKLSRIFSACIQAKRCKEGCKHSYTPYHPCTIVANTTFFLLSVLHLAYLGLMFDSSSQEEQGYTMEHTLSKWYHLAGFKMF, encoded by the exons ATGGATTATGGTGAGGACTACTTTGACGACATGGACGAGGGAGGAGAGAACATGTTTGACTACTTTGACGAGGATGAAATGACGCCGGAGATGGCTGAGTGGCTGGAGAACTATCGCCAAGGCCAGCAGGCTCCGGGGCCGCTGGAGTACGACCGCATCTCAGCGTCGGAGATGCTAGAGAACTGCATTGTGCCCACATCACTGCAGATGGTACAGGGCCTGTTTTCTGTTCTCGTCATGTCTTTCATCTTCAGGATTGTCGCACAGCTACGCAGAGCAA GCGCTAAGGAAGGGGAAGGGGGCGTACCAGAGTGGATGGTCCACTTTGCCAGCTCAGTGTTTGGAGTCATGGTTCTTCACACGCTGTTCCGTCTGGCGCTGATCTACCTGGTGGTCTGCTGTGCCCTGACTTACCTCTTCCTGGTATTGCTGGCACCTGGAGGGCGCCGAATGAGTGGCCCAGCTACAACTGCTCTGATTGCTGCGTATGCTGTGTTTTG TGAACTTTGGCTGGTGGAACCCACAACTTGGCATCAGATAAGAG GTGCGCAGATGGTGCTGTCCATGAAGATTATCTCCCTTGCCTTTGACTTTGGGAGTGGGGCCATCATCGACCTACCCAACATCTTTGACTTCATGGGCTACAGCTTCCACGTGGGCACCGTCATATTTGGGCCGTGGGTGTCGTACGAGGACTACCACAAGTCACTGATGGCTGAGAAGCTGCCTCTG TCGTTTGGCTGGTTGCTAAAGTGTGTCAGCAGCTGCCTCCTGTCTGTAGTCTGTCTCCTGtactccacatgtttcacaCACTGGATCATTCTGGATCACGCATCCAA ATGGTTGCTGGCGTACAGAGATGCACAATCATTCAGATTCAGCCACTACTTTGTCAGTTTTATGTCTGAGACGACAGCTGTTCTCAGTGGCATTGGCTGGTCAGAAGAAGACGGGAATGTACAGTG GACGCTCTCAGTATCCAAGCCTCATAATATAGAACTGCCACGTTCGCTTGTGGAGGTGGTGACTAACTGGAACCTGCCTATGCATTACTGGCTGAAAACTT ATGTTTTCAAAGCTGCCAGACGATATGGAACATTTGCTGCAGTTCTCTGTACATACGCTGCCAGTTCTTTGTTGCAT GGACTGAACTTCCAGTTAGCTTCTGTGCTCTTTTCACTTGGCTTTTACTCTTATGCTGAATTTG TGTTGAGAGAAAAGCTGTCCAGAATTTTCAGTGCCTGCATACAGGCCAAAAGGTGCAAGGAGGGCTGCAAACATTCCTACACACCG TATCATCCCTGCACAATTGTGGCCAACACCACCTTCTTCCTGCTGTCTGTGCTGCACCTGGCCTACCTGGGCTTGATGTTTGACAGCAGCTCACAGGAGGAGCAG GGTTACACAATGGAACATACGCTGAGCAAATGGTATCACCTAGCTGGATTCAAAATGTTCTGA
- the LOC138964900 gene encoding protein-serine O-palmitoleoyltransferase porcupine-like isoform X1, with translation MDYGEDYFDDMDEGGENMFDYFDEDEMTPEMAEWLENYRQGQQAPGPLEYDRISASEMLENCIVPTSLQMVQGLFSVLVMSFIFRIVAQLRRASAKEGEGGVPEWMVHFASSVFGVMVLHTLFRLALIYLVVCCALTYLFLVLLAPGGRRMSGPATTALIAAYAVFCELWLVEPTTWHQIRGAQMVLSMKIISLAFDFGSGAIIDLPNIFDFMGYSFHVGTVIFGPWVSYEDYHKSLMAEKLPLSFGWLLKCVSSCLLSVVCLLYSTCFTHWIILDHASKWLLAYRDAQSFRFSHYFVSFMSETTAVLSGIGWSEEDGNVQWTLSVSKPHNIELPRSLVEVVTNWNLPMHYWLKTYVFKAARRYGTFAAVLCTYAASSLLHGLNFQLASVLFSLGFYSYAEFVLREKLSRIFSACIQAKRCKEGCKHSYTPYHPCTIVANTTFFLLSVLHLAYLGLMFDSSSQEEQGYTMEHTLSKWYHLDFLSHKIAFGTFVLHLLI, from the exons ATGGATTATGGTGAGGACTACTTTGACGACATGGACGAGGGAGGAGAGAACATGTTTGACTACTTTGACGAGGATGAAATGACGCCGGAGATGGCTGAGTGGCTGGAGAACTATCGCCAAGGCCAGCAGGCTCCGGGGCCGCTGGAGTACGACCGCATCTCAGCGTCGGAGATGCTAGAGAACTGCATTGTGCCCACATCACTGCAGATGGTACAGGGCCTGTTTTCTGTTCTCGTCATGTCTTTCATCTTCAGGATTGTCGCACAGCTACGCAGAGCAA GCGCTAAGGAAGGGGAAGGGGGCGTACCAGAGTGGATGGTCCACTTTGCCAGCTCAGTGTTTGGAGTCATGGTTCTTCACACGCTGTTCCGTCTGGCGCTGATCTACCTGGTGGTCTGCTGTGCCCTGACTTACCTCTTCCTGGTATTGCTGGCACCTGGAGGGCGCCGAATGAGTGGCCCAGCTACAACTGCTCTGATTGCTGCGTATGCTGTGTTTTG TGAACTTTGGCTGGTGGAACCCACAACTTGGCATCAGATAAGAG GTGCGCAGATGGTGCTGTCCATGAAGATTATCTCCCTTGCCTTTGACTTTGGGAGTGGGGCCATCATCGACCTACCCAACATCTTTGACTTCATGGGCTACAGCTTCCACGTGGGCACCGTCATATTTGGGCCGTGGGTGTCGTACGAGGACTACCACAAGTCACTGATGGCTGAGAAGCTGCCTCTG TCGTTTGGCTGGTTGCTAAAGTGTGTCAGCAGCTGCCTCCTGTCTGTAGTCTGTCTCCTGtactccacatgtttcacaCACTGGATCATTCTGGATCACGCATCCAA ATGGTTGCTGGCGTACAGAGATGCACAATCATTCAGATTCAGCCACTACTTTGTCAGTTTTATGTCTGAGACGACAGCTGTTCTCAGTGGCATTGGCTGGTCAGAAGAAGACGGGAATGTACAGTG GACGCTCTCAGTATCCAAGCCTCATAATATAGAACTGCCACGTTCGCTTGTGGAGGTGGTGACTAACTGGAACCTGCCTATGCATTACTGGCTGAAAACTT ATGTTTTCAAAGCTGCCAGACGATATGGAACATTTGCTGCAGTTCTCTGTACATACGCTGCCAGTTCTTTGTTGCAT GGACTGAACTTCCAGTTAGCTTCTGTGCTCTTTTCACTTGGCTTTTACTCTTATGCTGAATTTG TGTTGAGAGAAAAGCTGTCCAGAATTTTCAGTGCCTGCATACAGGCCAAAAGGTGCAAGGAGGGCTGCAAACATTCCTACACACCG TATCATCCCTGCACAATTGTGGCCAACACCACCTTCTTCCTGCTGTCTGTGCTGCACCTGGCCTACCTGGGCTTGATGTTTGACAGCAGCTCACAGGAGGAGCAG GGTTACACAATGGAACATACGCTGAGCAAATGGTATCACCTGGACTTCCTCAGCCACAAGATTGCGTTTGGCACATTTGTCCTTCACCTTCTTATTTGA